The DNA sequence CATGGTCTATATGTGAACGTTTTGATTTGCAAACAGAGATATGGAGAGGAAGAATTTTAAGAGTTGTTAGAGACAGGGAAAAAAAAGGAGGTGAAGGGAGAGGTGCAGGCTTTTTGCAATGGTTGCGAGAGATGGAGATAAGCAAAACAAGGGCATACGCACTTATTCAACTTGCAGAATCTGCAGATGATCTTGTAGGAGCAGGAATGCTTGAAGATGAAAGTGTTAATAATTTTTCTAGAAGAGCTTTTATTGAAACTGCTCAGTCAGCTCCAGAAGTAAAGCAAATGATTGCTGAATCTGCCAATGAAGGTAATGCTATTACGCGAAGGCAGGTTAGAAGACTTTCGGATGAGTTCACATCAGCTACAAGCCCGCTTCTTCCTGACGTTATACGAGAAAAGACGCAGGCAAATTTACTGCCCCCTAGAGTTGTTGCCCCATTGGTAAAGGAACTTTCTCAATTGCCTGAAATACAACAGGAAGATCTTCGCAAGGTTTTACAGGAAGACTCTGATTTGGAATCTATTAAGGGTGTTACTACTGTTGCGAGGTATATGAGAAAGGCTATTGATGCATCTTTTGCCTTAAGAGCTTTTCAACGGGAAGACCTAGATCTTGAAAAAGCTACTCAGGAAGCTCAAAGACTCCAGTTGTTAGGCACATTAACTGATGCTTTTGTGCAGGCTAAAACTATTGAGGCATCTGTACTAAGGATGCATACAGCGTGGAGAAAGCTGGGAGAATTGTATGAAAAATTGTGGATAGATAGTGGCAGCAGTACACCTCATCTGAGGGCAGCTTTAGATACTTTACAAACACTTAGTGGAGCTCGAATAAAGGTTTCTTTAGGTGAGTTGTCGGGAGGTAAAAAAGTTAGATTGCAAATAGTCGAAGAATCTCCAGATCATATAGAACCTCCAATAATTAGCTAGACTAAATAGTGTTTCTTTAAATCCTTAATTTCAGTTTGGCTACCTACAAAGATCATCTAATAAGTTAAATTCAAACCCTTTACTAGGAGCTATCCAATCTTTCCACTTATTGCCTTTCCCAGTAGAGTTTAGCTTATGTGATGGACAATTAACGGCAATAAATAAAGGATTACCTTGCATGTTTAATGCAGGGGCAACATAGCTTCCATCCATTTGTTTCCAACTAGACCATTTTACTTTGAGATGGCCATAATCACGCCACTTAACCTCATTAAAACTCTTTGCTTCTGTAGAGTTTTTTCTGAAGAATGAATTACTAGAACTAGCACGGTCTTTTTTGCTAACGAGATAAAGCTTAGAACCAGGTTGAATAACATTTGGGTTGTAGATATTATTATTGCTAATCAAGTCTTTAATCGGAATATTGTAAGCCTTGGATATCATCCCCAAGCTTTCTCCCTTTGAAATAACATGGTAAGCCTTATAACTTTTCTTCTTATTGGAATTAGAGGTTCTTTGGCCCAATGCGCCCTGAGGCATTATCAGCTTTTGTCCTATATATAGGTAATTAGGATTATTAATGCGATTTAATCTTATAATATCTTCTCCTTTCACGTTGTAGTTTGATGCTATCTCTTCAATACTTTCTCCACTTTTAACAATATGAGAAATATCACTTGCAATTAGAGAACTTTTTGCATTCTCTGGGAGTTTTATTCTTTGACCAACTTGTAAAGCATCTGCATCATAAATTTGATTGAGATCCATTATTGATCTAATTGAGACTTCATATAGGCTTGCAATCTTTGATAAAGTGTCTCCTGGATTGACGGTAACTGATTGTGCAAAGGAAGGTATCGGTGTTAAATAGAAAAGTGTTAACAGAGCAATTAATTTTTGCATACTCTTAGGGTATTTATATGAAAGATAATGCTCTTTTGAAGATTGGCAAACGTAGTATATGCATCTTTAAAATCTATCCATTAACTTAGTCACCTGAAGAGCTTTTTAAACAAGGAAATATCAATCTTGTATGGAGGGTATCGGAATTGAATGTCTAGCCAAAATGGTCGTTCAAGGATTGATTTTTGATGAGAAAAATTATCGAATCCTGCTTTTCCATGATATCTACCCATTCCGCTATTCCCTACGCCACCAAATGGGAGTTCAGGGATCGCAGCCTGCATCACTACATCGTTAAAACAAACTCCTCCAGAGCTAGATTTATCCAATAGTGTTTTTTGCTGTTCACCTGAACCGCCAAACATATAAATAGCAAGCGGCTTGGGTTGCTTCCTTATTTCAGAAATTGCAAAATCTAGATTTGGAATACTTAAAATAGGTAGTATTGGTCCAAATAATTCCTCTTCGATTAAAGGATCATTAATTGAATCTAGCTCAATTAATGTTGGGCTAATTCTCTTGTTCTTATTGTCAACATCTCCACCAAACAGTATTTGGTTCTTAGTTTTTATTTGATTTAATAGATCAATTAGTCTATTGAATTGATTGCTATTTATTATTTTACCTAAATCAGGAGAGTCCAATGGATTTTCCCCGTAAAATTCAATAATAGATTTGCACATACATTCAACTAAATCATCTTTTATACCCTCTTCGACCAGAAGATGATTAGGAGCCAGGCAAGTTTGACCAGAATTAATGGATTTTCCCCATACAAGTCTTTTCGCTGTTGTCTTCAGATCTGAGCCTTTGAGAACTATTGCAGGATTCTTCCCGCCAAGTTCAAGTGTTACTGGTGTCAAATGTTTTGCCGCAGCTTCCATAATCTTTGCGCCAGTTTTG is a window from the Prochlorococcus marinus str. MIT 9211 genome containing:
- a CDS encoding LysM peptidoglycan-binding domain-containing protein — protein: MQKLIALLTLFYLTPIPSFAQSVTVNPGDTLSKIASLYEVSIRSIMDLNQIYDADALQVGQRIKLPENAKSSLIASDISHIVKSGESIEEIASNYNVKGEDIIRLNRINNPNYLYIGQKLIMPQGALGQRTSNSNKKKSYKAYHVISKGESLGMISKAYNIPIKDLISNNNIYNPNVIQPGSKLYLVSKKDRASSSNSFFRKNSTEAKSFNEVKWRDYGHLKVKWSSWKQMDGSYVAPALNMQGNPLFIAVNCPSHKLNSTGKGNKWKDWIAPSKGFEFNLLDDLCR
- a CDS encoding aldehyde dehydrogenase family protein, which codes for MLEPVISGLTRSENWRRIQLKRLTAITEEHESEILSSLATDLGKPPTEGLFEIISLKQELKVAQKNLTDWMRPKLVNVPLFLKPGKAKLQNEPLGCVLIIGAWNYPFMLTLQPLISALAAGNTAVLKPSEFAPSTSNLIARLISKHFPKDIVRVLEGDSEFSKQLMNNKFDHIFFTGGSKTGAKIMEAAAKHLTPVTLELGGKNPAIVLKGSDLKTTAKRLVWGKSINSGQTCLAPNHLLVEEGIKDDLVECMCKSIIEFYGENPLDSPDLGKIINSNQFNRLIDLLNQIKTKNQILFGGDVDNKNKRISPTLIELDSINDPLIEEELFGPILPILSIPNLDFAISEIRKQPKPLAIYMFGGSGEQQKTLLDKSSSGGVCFNDVVMQAAIPELPFGGVGNSGMGRYHGKAGFDNFSHQKSILERPFWLDIQFRYPPYKIDISLFKKLFR